The following DNA comes from Candidatus Binatia bacterium.
GGCCATGAATCTACCGGCTGAATCGCGGCCGCGGTTAGCGGACCTTCTGGTGGAGAGCTTGGATGGGGACGAACTCGGGCGCATCGACCGGGTGTGGGTTGCCGAGGCAAAGCGCAGGCGGGAGAGATCCGGGGGACTGTAGCCATGGAAACTATCGCCGCTATCGTCATGCTCGCCGTCGTATTCGTCTTTGTCGGCATTGCGCTTGACGCTGCCCGCCGGGCAAAGTAGCGCGTGCACACATCGAAGGCAGTCAAGAGGATAATCAATCAGACCCGACATAACTGCCAACCCGTTCTTGGCTCTAAGCGGCTTCCATCGTTCGCCTCTCCGGCTTTTCATCCGCTCGTGTGTTGGCGGCACGGATGTTGTGGTATCTAGTGAAAATGGGGAATGACTCTATGACTATCCGTTACGTTCACTGGCAGGAAGACGATATGTGGCTTGGCTACCTGGAAGAATTTCCTGACTACTGGACCCAGGGAGTGAGTCTTGACGACCTGCAAGAACACTTGAAGGACCTGTACAAGGATTTGACTTCCGGGGTGATCCCGAACGTCCGTCGCGTTGCCGAGTTGCAACTAGGATGAAACGCCGGGAGTTGATTCGGCGTTTAACCGAGATGGGGTGTGTTCTGATCCGGCACGGTGGGAAGCACGACTGGTATCAGAATCCCGCCACGAAAGTAGTCCAACCGATTCCCCGCCACACTGAGATCAATGATCCTCTCGCCAAGCACATTCTCAAGATGCTGGAAAGTAAGGGCTAACATTTCGCTTCAGACCGATCGCTCTAAAGATCTCCTTCCCGAGATCCGCGAGCTGATAGCCAAGCATAAGGAACCTCGGGGAGCCTAACCCGGCCAAGAGCGATTCTTTCCCAAGAGCGATTCTTTCAATTGACGTGAACTGCCTCCAGTGTTACAAAGTCTAAATCAAACTCGATCGGGGCGTGGCGCAGCCTGGTAGCGCGCACGCTTGGGGTGCGTGAGGTCACCGGTTCAAATCCGGTCGCCCCGACCATTTCTTCCAATCAAAACTGATGCCTCCAGAGCGAGTCCCGTCCAACTACAA
Coding sequences within:
- a CDS encoding addiction module protein; amino-acid sequence: MNLPAESRPRLADLLVESLDGDELGRIDRVWVAEAKRRRERSGGL
- a CDS encoding type II toxin-antitoxin system HicB family antitoxin, giving the protein MTIRYVHWQEDDMWLGYLEEFPDYWTQGVSLDDLQEHLKDLYKDLTSGVIPNVRRVAELQLG
- a CDS encoding type II toxin-antitoxin system HicA family toxin, which encodes MKRRELIRRLTEMGCVLIRHGGKHDWYQNPATKVVQPIPRHTEINDPLAKHILKMLESKG